One segment of Theobroma cacao cultivar B97-61/B2 chromosome 9, Criollo_cocoa_genome_V2, whole genome shotgun sequence DNA contains the following:
- the LOC18588188 gene encoding hepatocyte growth factor-regulated tyrosine kinase substrate has protein sequence MPLEPPVFQEAARCDVCKCSFNTFRRRHHCRCCGRTLCHEHSSNQMALPQFGIYSAVRVCADCFNDSSGSGKADPQPSLDGVDSVTDEVSRLNISADMGSKTEATAGHQPVASIPDCKCGMPLCICESPAPTTDALPLQMKNPSTSVASSNPKSKKTATVPKSKGSTSNSKSSLVFNPGLAANGTAADKPQMDYDVNGEGLREAIKNGDTAAVKRLLSEGVDANYRDKQGLSLLHLAALFNRTDIVFALMECGASMDYKNAQGETPLDCAPATLQYKMQMKMKESEQA, from the exons ATGCCATTGGAGCCCCCGGTCTTCCAGGAAGCAGCACGCTGCGACGTCTGCAAATGCAGCTTCAACACTTTCAGGCGCCGC CACCATTGCCGATGTTGTGGGAGGACTTTATGCCACGAACATTCATCAAATCAAATG GCTTTACCACAATTTGGCATATACTCGGCTGTTAGAGTTTGTGCAGATTGTTTCAATGACTCTTCAGG ATCTGGGAAAGCTGATCCTCAGCCTTCTTTAGATGGAGTTGATTCTGTTACAGACGAAGTCTCTAGATTAAACATTAGTGCAGATATGGGTTCAAAAACTGAAGCAACTGCAGGGCATCAGCCTGTTGCAAGCATTCCAGATTGTAAGTGTGGAATGCCTTTGTGTATTTGTGAATCTCCAGCACCAACCACAGATGCGCTTCCACTTCAG ATGAAAAACCCTTCAACCTCTGTGGCTTCATCAAAtccaaaatcaaagaaaactGCCACTGTTCCAAAGAGTAAAGGCTCCACTTCAAACAGCAAATCTAG TTTGGTTTTCAATCCTGGTCTGGCGGCAAATGGTACTGCTGCAGATAAACCTCAGATGGATTATGATGTCAATGGAGAG GGTTTAAGAGAAGCTATAAAGAATGGTGATACTGCTGCAGTCAAGAGGCTTCTAAGTGAG GGTGTGGATGCAAATTACCGTGACAAGCAAGGATTATCTTTGCTGCATCTG GCGGCACTCTTCAATCGAACTGATATAGTATTCGCCCTCATGGAATGTGGAGCAAGCATGGACTACAAGAATGCACAGg GAGAAACACCATTGGATTGTGCACCGGCTACTTTGCAATACAAGATGCAAATGAAGATGAAAGAGAGTGAGCAAGCATGA
- the LOC18588186 gene encoding protein FATTY ACID EXPORT 2, chloroplastic, whose amino-acid sequence MADLLVGVSQSSLLRLQPKLGSFRRLQLFNNYGYPRFGNSQLDLKGVTVAGVVSSDSKAPTILTNSVDFAKGGIEIEVDTGNGGGDNFDNRSGGGGGGGGGDNSGGGDSGNKGEGEFSDDGSKKTMALSMSQKLTLGYAALVGVGGVMGYIKSGSQKSLLAGGLSASLLYYVYTQLPAKPVFASSLGLGTSAALLGVMGFRFKRSGKVFPAGVVSLVSLVMTGGYLHGIMRSLH is encoded by the exons atggCAGATTTGTTGGTTGGTGTTTCACAGTCGTCTCTTCTTCGACTTCAACCAAAGCTTGGATCATTTCGAAGGCTACAGCTCTTTAACAATTACGGTTACCCGAGATTTGGCAACAGTCAGCTCGATCTGAAAGGGGTGACTGTAGCTGGGGTAGTATCTTCTGATTCGAAAGCACCCACGATTCTTACTAACTCAGTTGATTTTGCCAAGGGAGGGATCGAAATCGAAGTAGACACAGGAAACGGCGGAGGAGACAACTTTGACAACAGAAGCGGAGGAGGAGGAGGTGGTGGCGGTGGGGATAACAGCGGCGGAGGTGATAGTGGCAATAAAGGAGAAGGGGAGTTTTCAGACGACGGGAGTAAGAAAACAATGGCTTTGTCTATGTCCCAGAAGTTAACTCTTGGATATGCTGCTCTTGTCGGAG ttGGTGGTGTTATGGGCTACATCAAGAGTGGCAGCCAGAAGTCACTTTTGGCAGGAGGATTGTCAGCCTCACTGCTCTATTATGTTTATACTCAGCTTCCCGCAAAACCAGTTTTTGCCTCATCCCTTGGGCTTG gtaCATCTGCGGCGCTTTTGGGAGTGATGGGTTTCCGTTTCAAGAGGTCAGGAAAAGTCTTTCCAGCCGGTGTTGTGTCACTTGTGTCACTTGTGATGACAGGGGGCTACCTTCATGGCATCATGCGTAGTCTGCACTAG
- the LOC18588184 gene encoding E3 ubiquitin-protein ligase AIP2 — translation MESFSSSSSSDASLKQQLEELQKQLGKKQRFEDALSSINSLLKLHYPSASASLRKSFYSAVCRVATILKTRYTAPGFWLAGLRLFELLESLVSDPSEKGHLRKCISQAKEHLNEIENPVPSSESSQNRGYLFEGHLTVDPEPPQPQWLVQSNLMNAFASAATAESSRGLAGNVNTVENAANVLQELINHLDTVIPEILENEGGVRKVPPASKEVVAKLPVITLTEEILAKLGSDAECAICKENLVVGDNMQELPCKHTFHPPCLKPWLDEHNSCPICRYELQTDDHDYESWKEREKEAEEERKGAANAVRGGEYMYV, via the exons ATGgagtctttttcttcttcttcttcttcagatGCAAGCTTGAAGCAACAATTGGAGGAATTACAGAAACAGCTTGGAAAGAAACAGAGATTCGAGGACGCACTTTCCTCCATCAATTCCCTTCTTAAACTCCATTACCCTTCTGCCTCTGCCTCTCTCCGCAAATCG TTTTATTCTGCTGTTTGCCGAGTTGCAACCATTTTAAAAACTAGATACACAGCCCCTGGCTTCTGGCTTGCTGGTTTACGTCTTTTCGAGCTCTTGGAATCCCTTGTCTCTGATCCTTCTGAAAAGGGTCATTTAAGGAAATGCATTTCTCAGGCCAAGGAACACTTAAATGAAATCGAAAACCCAGTCCCATCGTCAGAATCTTCTCAAAACAGAG GTTATCTTTTTGAAGGACATCTTACTGTGGATCCTGAACCACCACAACCTCAATGGTTGGTCCAATCCAATCTCATGAACGCTTTTGCTTCTGCTGCAACTGCTGAATCTTCTCGGGGTTTGGCCGGGAATGTTAATACAGTAGAAAACGCTGCCAATGTGCTTCAAGAGCTCATTAATCACCTTGATACTGTTATACCTGAG ATATTGGAGAATGAGGGTGGTGTCCGAAAAGTCCCACCTGCTAGTAAAGAAGTTGTTGCAAAGCTTCCGGTTATTACTCTCACGGAGGAAATCCTGGCTAAGCTTGGATCTGATGCAGAATGTGCAATCTGCAAGGAGAACCTTGTTGTAGGCGATAACATGCAAGAATTGCCTTGCAAGCACACATTCCACCCTCCTTGTCTAAAGCCATGGCTG GATGAGCACaattcttgcccaatttgtaGATATGAGCTGCAAACAGATGACCATGACTATGAGAGCTGGAAGGAGCGGGAGAAGGAGGctgaagaagagagaaaaggtGCTGCAAATGCTGTTCGTGGTGGTGAATACATGTATGTGTAG
- the LOC18588185 gene encoding F-box only protein 13, which translates to MENANGWTSRPSRKRKLPREGKDMLNFSLDELNEDLLERVLSWLPTSTFFRLSSVCKRWKSFAASESFKLACSRIPSREPWFFMVDPNLNQSVVFDSTEKAWKKLNHPPLLLRNCNCDSIPVAASGGLVCFRNMSGDYLVCNPVTGSCRELPPVDPDSQDRSLHAIAMNAYSNYHGSYKLVLVSGDLPKLSFKVYNSSADCWEEEIMLRRKADDCTEFDSTDDDAVYFLSNAGTVVATNTQRSPSKQYSSVITLKDGEEIVYFLSSSGTVVACNLTGEYFSEYPRLLPVFSEYSIDVVECRGEMLVVVLSEFFESASLRVWRFDEKTKSWNQIAAMPPPMSHEFYGKKVDINCVGAGDQIFICLSSAELCSYVLCDLVANDWVELPKCSMNGEALEFMSAFSFEPRIEASV; encoded by the coding sequence ATGGAGAATGCTAATGGCTGGACTTCAAGGCCATCTAGAAAGAGGAAGTTGCCTCGGGAAGGCAAAGATATGTTGAACTTCTCCTTGGATGAGCTCAATGAAGACCTCCTAGAAAGGGTCCTTTCATGGTTACCGACCTCAACGTTCTTTCGCCTCAGTTCAGTGTGCAAGAGATGGAAATCATTTGCAGCTTCTGAAAGTTTTAAGCTGGCATGCTCTCGGATTCCTTCACGGGAGCCTTGGTTTTTCATGGTGGATCCCAATCTTAATCAATCCGTTGTCTTTGACTCTACTGAAAAAGCTTGGAAAAAACTCAATCATCCGCCTCTCCTCTTGCGAAACTGTAACTGTGACTCCATTCCAGTTGCAGCATCTGGTGGTCTTGTCTGTTTCCGCAATATGTCCGGCGATTACCTTGTATGCAATCCTGTGACAGGATCTTGTCGCGAACTCCCTCCAGTGGATCCAGACTCTCAAGATCGATCTCTTCATGCTATTGCAATGAATGCATATTCCAACTACCATGGCTCATACAAGCTTGTCTTAGTCTCTGGTGATCTTCCAAAGCTTTCATTCAAAGTTTATAACTCAAGTGCTGATTGCTGGGAAGAAGAGATTATGTTGAGGAGAAAAGCTGATGATTGTACAGAATTCGACTCAACCGATGATGATGCTGTGTACTTCCTTAGTAATGCTGGAACTGTAGTGGCAACTAACACGCAAAGAAGCCCATCCAAGCAGTATTCATCAGTCATTACTCTTAAAGATGGTGAGGAGATTGTTTATTTCCTCAGCTCCTCAGGGACAGTTGTGGCTTGCAATCTGACCGGCGAGTATTTCTCTGAATATCCCAGACTGTTGCCCGTCTTTTCTGAGTACTCCATTGATGTGGTAGAGTGTAGAGGAGAGATGTTGGTTGTTGTGTTATCAGAATTTTTTGAAAGTGCTAGCCTTAGGGTGTGGAGGTTTGATGAGAAAACCAAGTCTTGGAATCAGATTGCAGCAATGCCTCCTCCGATGTCACACGAGTTTTATGGCAAGAAGGTGGACATAAACTGTGTTGGGGCTGGTGATCAGATATTTATCTGCTTAAGCTCTGCTGAGCTTTGCAGTTATGTTCTCTGTGATTTGGTGGCTAATGACTGGGTTGAACTACCCAAATGTTCTATGAACGGTGAAGCCCTGGAGTTCATGTCTGCCTTTTCATTCGAGCCAAGGATTGAAGCTTCTGTATGA
- the LOC18588190 gene encoding probable E3 ubiquitin-protein ligase XERICO: MGFFVEDPGLIVTHLLYKTAVVLAVLRWVLSWVLRFRDISFFTTSSDSQRNPSSSSPLVSLQMIRDSLVLTTFEDAKERVPWVSDTCAVCLSQLKEGDEVRELRNCCHVFHKDCIDRWVDYDQDHDQDYDHDYNEHEHNHKTCPLCRTPLLTSSQSLGWPKNEPSWAVERLLYLFGDDLLP, from the coding sequence ATGGGTTTCTTTGTAGAGGATCCAGGGCTAATTGTAACCCATCTTCTTTACAAAACAGCTGTTGTTTTAGCAGTGTTGAGATGGGTCCTCTCTTGGGTTCTTAGGTTTAGAGACATAAGCTTCTTCACTACTTCATCTGACTCCCAACGCAacccttcttcttcttctcccttgGTTTCTTTACAAATGATTAGGGACAGTCTCGTGCTGACGACGTTCGAAGATGCTAAGGAACGGGTGCCTTGGGTTTCCGACACCTGTGCAGTCTGCTTGAGCCAGCTGAAGGAAGGTGACGAAGTCAGAGAACTGAGGAACTGCTGCCACGTGTTCCATAAAGATTGCATTGACAGATGGGTTGACTATGATCAAGATCACGACCAGGATTACGATCATGATTACAATGAGCATGAACATAATCACAAGACTTGCCCCCTTTGCAGGACCCCTTTACTTACTTCATCTCAAAGCTTGGGCTGGCCTAAGAATGAACCCAGCTGGGCCGTCGAGCGGCTGCTCTACCTATTTGGGGATGATCTGCTTCCTTGA
- the LOC18588183 gene encoding uncharacterized protein LOC18588183 produces MELATSSISGAQLNYLSAKILTAPMFHSFKYPQSTGYLSFHSPVPRPFSNGFICRGSSFSFINNINSRSNYNNNIINKIYTRLDSCLVIPPSGNKKPRAIIKFLGGAFLGAVPEVTYSYLLELLAKEGFLIISVPYNVTFDHEQAANQVYERFSACLDNFLAFGFPDANLTPADLVNLPIFSVGHSNGALLQVLTGSYFSEKLPKANAIISYNNRPATEAVPYFEQLGPLVRQMMPMVEASPVYSMVRSASDDAWKMFIDTAGAMIADRDQEALVSFTKFVDQLPLVLGQVTEGIAEFKPTPSENRERCKNKYNIQHTLLVKFNFDAIDETDLLEETLKPRVESIGGTLEKVQLSGNHITPCAQEPKWQVGYVYTPADAIAQGLKTLSLNDTRVLSRTISDWFRRFED; encoded by the exons ATGGAGTTAGCTACCTCTTCGATCTCAGGCGCGCAACTTAACTACCTTTCTGCAAAGATTCTCACAGCACCAATGTTCCACTCTTTCAAGTATCCTCAATCAACCGGTTATCTCAGCTTTCACTCCCCGGTTCCCCGGCCGTTTTCCAACGGCTTCATTTGCCGAGGAAGCAGCTTCAGTTTCATTAACAACATTAACTCTCGTTCTAATTACaataataacataattaataagatATACACAAGGTTGGATTCTTGTTTGGTCATACCTCCATCTGGAAACAAGAAACCACGTGCCATCATCAAATTCTTGGGCGGTGCTTTCCTTGGAGCTGTCCCTGAAGTTACTTACAG TTACTTGCTTGAGCTTTTGGCAAAGGAAGgatttttaataatatcaGTGCCGTACAATGTGACATTTGATCATGAACAAGCTGCTAACCAAGTTTATGAAAGGTTCAGTGCTTGTTTGGACAACTTTCTTGCTTTTGGATTCCCAGATGCCAATCTTACTCCTGCTGATCTTGTTAACCTTCCAATTTTCTCTGTTGGTCACAG TAATGGTGCTCTTCTTCAAGTACTCACCGGAAGTTATTTCTCTGAGAAGTTACCAAAg GCTAATGCCATTATCTCATACAACAACAGGCCAGCAACAGAGGCGGTGCCATACTTTGAGCAg TTGGGTCCTCTAGTTAGGCAGATGATGCCAATGGTAGAAGCATCTCCAGTGTATTCAATGGTTAGGAGTGCTTCAG ATGATGCATGGAAGATGTTTATTGACACAGCTGGAGCAATGATAGCAGACAGGGACCAGGAAGCCCTAGTCTCATTCACCAaatttgttgatcaattgcCCTTGGTTTTGGGTCAG GTCACGGAAGGGATAGCAGAGTTCAAGCCAACACCTTCAGAGAACCGTGAACGTTGTAAGAACAAGTACAACATCCAACACACACTACTG GTGAAGTTCAACTTTGATGCAATTGATGAAACTGATCTCCTTGAAGAGACGTTGAAGCCTCGTGTGGAGTCTATTGGTGGGACGCTGGAAAAGGTCCAATTAAGTGGTAATCATATAACACCATGTGCACAG GAACCAAAATGGCAAGTGGGCTATGTGTACACTCCAGCAGATGCTATTGCTCAGGGACTTAAGACCCTTTCATTGAATGACACTAGAGTGCTCTCCAGAACAATTAGTGATTGGTTCAGACGTTTCGAAGACTAA
- the LOC18588187 gene encoding protein TIFY 3B, producing MEGEAESRDEVKPNVAVKETNGDIIGDNGVGKLGSVEAPDFLGKKNVRNCSLAMPGSGLNTTSHAPSQLTIFYGGSVCVFDAIPVEKVQEIMLIASTAAAANSADMKNAATDCATTSPVLTRSPSLQSTATALASPQAPVYPLQRTSLCKLQAELPIARRHSLQRFFEKRRDRLVNRNPYPNPSTPKMADDTKANLSAATSLESGCFEKSPVPQEDLQPKVPTHVA from the exons ATGGAAGGAGAAGCTGAATCACGCGACGAAGTCAAGCCAAACGTCGCCGTTAAAGAAACTAATGGCGATATTATCGGTGACAACGGTGTTGGAAAGCTGGGATCCGTTGAAGCCCCCGATTTTcttggaaagaaaaatgtcCGGAACTG TTCCCTAGCAATGCCGGGATCTGGACTAAATACCACAAGTCATGCTCCATCCCAACTCACCATCTTCTATGGCGGAAGTGTTTGTGTATTTGATGCTATTCCTGTGGAAAAG GTGCAAGAGATTATGCTTATCGCTAGTACTGCTGCTGCTGCCAACTCTGCTGACATGAAGAATGCAGCAACTGATTGTGCCACTACTTCACCTGTTCTTACAAGGTCTCCTTCACTTCAAAGTACTGCAACTGCTTTGGCTTCACCACAAGCACCGGTGTACCCTCTTCAGAGGACTTCTCTTTGCAAACTGCAAGCTG AATTACCAATTGCAAGAAGACACTCCCTTCAGCGATTTTTTGAGAAGCGGCGGGACAG GCTGGTGAACAGGAACCCATATCCTAATCCATCAACACCAAAAATGGCTGATGACACCAAAGCTAACCTCAGTGCTGCAACTTCACTGGAGTCGGGCTGCTTTGAAAAATCACCTGTTCCACAAGAAGATTTGCAACCAAAAGTTCCAACCCATGTTGCCTAA
- the LOC18588182 gene encoding acyl carrier protein 1, chloroplastic, giving the protein MAAFASTSACALATLATIPRARGSISQHKSFTTIGGPVFNGLKLIPKIQFSKEINKFSTRSSCFKTAISCSLAQPETLKTVQNTIAKQLSIDVSTVTPETKFADLGADSLDTVEIMMALEEQFGVSIGEGGAENIATVQDAADLIEKVKPAA; this is encoded by the exons ATGGCTGCCTTTGCTTCAACCTCAGCATGTGCATTGGCCACACTTGCTACAATTCCCCGAGCCCGGGGATCTATTTCTCAGCACAAAAGTTTCACTACCATT GGAGGTCCTGTATTTAATGGGTTAAAGCTTATTCCCAAGATTCAATTCTCAAAGGAGATAAACAAGTTTTCTACTCGGTCCAGCTGCTTCAAGACTGCAATTTCATGCTCTCTT GCTCAACCTGAGACATTGAAAACCGTCCAAAACACCATTGCTAAGCAATTGTCAATTGATGTGAGCACGGTGACACCTGAAACCAAGTTTGCTGACCTGGGTGCTGATTCCCTTGACACG GTGGAGATAATGATGGCCTTGGAGGAACAATTCGGAGTTTCAATTGGAGAAGGTGGAGCCGAGAACATTGCAACAGTCCAAGACGCTGCAGACTTGATTGAGAAAGTGAAGCCTGCTGCATAG